From the genome of Neodiprion pinetum isolate iyNeoPine1 chromosome 3, iyNeoPine1.2, whole genome shotgun sequence, one region includes:
- the LOC124213896 gene encoding facilitated trehalose transporter Tret1-like produces the protein MVFGFSQSSLTGILWLQWIGGLAAMTMMFVIGLTIGWASPYLAQFSSGESPFPASAVESSWIVLIYQLGRPLGAVLGFLCNQYFGSKTTMISTGCGLLVSWILMIAANSVTWIYVARFISGAGAELVGISFPLYLGEISSPNLRGTMIAMTTNGLTLGLLAGNTMGANVSMRIFSCISLVPTAVFTITFALLPQSPYHLMSRNKVMDAEKAILKYNPKADISVEVDSIKRFVASSNKATFFSRLREFNILRNKKSGLMIIALNFFAQSSGVNVFTAYSEIIVTRGMVTVISPATMVIITTGVGVLAGFSMMNFSDKFGRRKIWVSSSCGLFVSMAVLGAHFYLLTDGFDSRSLQWLPIFSMKLFAVCYNLGLLSIPHILVGELFVANIRGLAALISCLSAAIFGFVSIEMYQLLSDFVDEGYVYWIYAILMLVSTIFGMLVIPDTKRMTLIEIQNSMMKK, from the exons ATGGTTTTTGGTTTTAGTCAATCGTCACTAACCGGCATTTTGTGGCTACAATGGATCGGAGGTCTTGCAG CTATGACAATGATGTTCGTGATTGGCTTGACAATCGGTTGGGCCTCACCGTACCTAGCTCAATTTTCATCCGGCGAGTCGCCATTTCCCGCCTCTGCAGTCGAGTCCTCTTGGATCGTGTTGATTTATCAATTGGGACGTCCGCTAGGAGCGGTCCTCGGCTTTCTTTGTAACCAATACTTCGGCAGTAAGACGACGATGATCAGCACTGGCTGTGGACTGCTCGTCTCGTGGATCCTTATGATCGCAGCGAATTCTGTAACCTGGATTTACGTAGCCAGGTTCATTTCTGGGGCAGGAGCCGAGTTGGTTGGCATCAGCTTTCCGCTTTATCTCGGTGAAATTTCGAGTCCAAATTTGAGAGGTACTATGATAGCCATGACGACGAATGGTTTAACATTGGGACTTCTTGCCGGTAATACAATGGGCGCCAACGTATCGATGAGAATCTTTTCATGTATTAGTCTCGTACCAACCGCCGTTTTCACTATCACTTTCGCATTGTTACCTCAATCTCCATATCATCTCATGAGCAGAAACAAAGTGATGGACGCGGAGAAGGCCATACTGAAATACAACCCAAAAGCAGATATCTCAGTCGAGGTGGATTCTATTAAGCGATTCGTCGCCTCGTCAAATAAAGCGACTTTTTTCAGTCGTCTCCGAGAGTTCAATATTCTTCGGAACAAGAAATCTGGATTGATGATAATAGCATTGAACTTCTTCGCTCAATCGTCTGGGGTGAACGTTTTCACGGCTTACTCGGAGATCATCGTGACGAGAGGCATGGTCACCGTCATTTCACCTGCCACCATGGTAATTATAACGACCGGAGTCGGAGTTCTCGCTGGATtttcaatgatgaatttctcCGACAAATTTGGACGGAGAAAGATATGGGTCTCCTCAAGCTGTGGACTTTTTGTATCCATGGCGGTGCTGGGAGCTCACTTTTACCTTCTAACTGATGGGTTCGATTCACGCTCTTTACAATGGTTACCGATATTCTCCATGAAGTTATTTGCGGTTTGCTACAACTTGGGACTTCTTAGCATTCCGCATATTCTGGTCGGTGAGCTTTTTGTAGCGAACATTCGAGGTCTAGCTGCTCTAATATCTTGTTTATCTGCGGCtatttttggttttgtttcAATCGAAATGTACCAGTTGCTCTCAGATTTCGTCGACGAAGGTTACGTTTACTGGATATATGCAATCTTGATGCTCGTATCTACTATTTTTGGTATGTTGGTAATACCAGACACGAAACGGATGACGCTaatagaaattcaaaatagtaTGATGAAGAAGTGA
- the LOC124213899 gene encoding facilitated trehalose transporter Tret1-like has protein sequence MFAADVFWLQWIGGFAAMTTLFLSGLWAGWTSPYLAQFASGNSPFPVTANDISWIASISTLGEISGAILGAICIEYFGNRRTIIGNGFTLLLSWILVIAANSASWIYVAKFISGATGEISYMSTSLYLGDISSPNIRGAMVTMASTGVVLGIVVANAMGPYISMRVFACIALVPNIYFIAIFLWLPESPYYLVSRGRLDDAKNSILRYNPKADVHLEVESIKNFVTIEKSVSFVDRVREFNFSRNRNNGLILMALIMFSKCSGLVPLSAYMEIIMTRGSVTAISPSTVPVIVNSVGLIAGWTAMYFVEKSGRRTMWAVSSAGICVSMTTLGTHFYFLSIGHDPATLQWLPILSVVLFKIWFNLGVSYIPNIMVSEVFASDIRTLAACLSSVSSGVFSFIGIYGYQRLLELIHESYVYWIYAVLMVISSIFGWFLVSETKGKTLMEIQSDAI, from the exons ATGTTCGCCGCAGACGTGTTTTGGCTGCAATGGATAGGCGGTTTCGCAG CGATGACAACGCTATTTTTGAGCGGACTATGGGCTGGCTGGACCTCACCGTACCTGGCTCAATTTGCGTCCGGAAATTCCCCATTTCCCGTGACCGCGAATGATATTTCCTGGATAGCGTCGATCAGCACCCTGGGCGAAATATCAGGTGCAATCCTCGGTGCAATTTGCATCGAATACTTCGGCAACAGAAGAACAATCATCGGAAACGGTTTCACTCTACTTCTCTCGTGGATCCTCGTCATCGCGGCGAACTCCGCAAGCTGGATTTACGTGGCTAAATTCATCAGCGGGGCGACTGGCGAAATTTCGTACATGAGCACCTCGCTTTACCTCGGAGACATTAGTAGCCCGAACATTCGAGGTGCCATGGTGACTATGGCATCCACCGGAGTGGTCCTGGGTATAGTGGTGGCAAACGCGATGGGTCCTTACATTTCGATGAGGGTTTTCGCCTGTATAGCCCTCGTTCCAAACATATACTTCATCGCTATATTCTTGTGGTTACCTGAATCTCCGTATTATCTGGTGAGCAGGGGCAGATTGGATGATGCCAAAAACTCGATTCTGAGGTACAACCCAAAGGCAGATGTCCACCTCGAGGTGGAGTCCATCAAGAACTTTGTCACCATTGAGAAATCAGTGTCGTTCGTCGATCGAGTCCGAGAATTCAACTTCTCCCGAAACAGAAATAATGGACTCATATTGATGGCGCTGATCATGTTCTCAAAATGCAGCGGTTTGGTTCCCTTGTCCGCTTACATGGAAATTATCATGACCAGAGGATCGGTAACTGCGATTTCACCTTCCACGGTTCCCGTCATAGTAAACAGTGTTGGACTCATAGCAGGGTGGACCGCGATGTACTTCGTGGAAAAATCTGGTCGAAGAACAATGTGGGCAGTCTCGAGTGCTGGTATTTGCGTTTCCATGACCACTCTTGGAACACACTTTTACTTTCTCAGCATTGGACACGATCCGGCCACGTTGCAATGGCTACCGATATTATCTGTGGTGTTGTTCAAAATCTGGTTCAACCTAGGCGTCAGCTACATTCCCAACATCATGGTCAGTGAGGTTTTTGCATCAGATATACGGACTCTGGCCGCTTGTCTTTCATCTGTGTCGTCGGgtgttttttcattcatcggAATATACGGTTACCAACGGCTGCTCGAGTTGATACATGAAAGTTACGTCTACTGGATTTACGCTGTGCTTATGGTGATATCTTCAATATTTGGTTGGTTCCTAGTGTCGGAAACGAAGGGAAAGACTTTGATGGAAATACAAAGTGACGCGATATAA
- the LOC124213895 gene encoding facilitated trehalose transporter Tret1-like isoform X2, protein MIFRLTSPFPNDTLWLQWIGGFAAMIMMFVVGLTIGWASPYLAQFSTEDSPFPASVDEVSWIASIFQLGRLPGAALGFIGNQYLGSKTTMIGNGCGLMLSWILVIAANSVAWLYVARFICGVAIESPYYLTSKSKMQDAEKSILKYNPKANISVEVETIKQFVATTSAVTFIDRLREFNIPRNRKAGLTVIILDLFAQFCGLNPIATYMETIVTRGMVTVVTPSIVPILANGLGIVAGLLMMYLADAVGRRRMWVYSSCGVCLAMTALGTHFYLLNDGLDPKHLQWIPIISMILFTICFNMGLNCIPAILLSELFGANIRTLAASISCAFAAVFAFTSVNSYQYLLELIDESYIYWMYAILMVVSAIFGLFLVPEMKGKTLKEIQDFMTEK, encoded by the exons ATGATCTTCCGTTTGACTTCTCCGTTTCCCAACGATACGTTGTGGCTGCAATGGATCGGAGGTTTCGCAG CCATGATAATGATGTTCGTAGTTGGCTTGACAATCGGGTGGGCTTCGCCTTACTTGGCTCAATTTTCGACTGAAGATTCTCCATTTCCTGCCTCAGTCGACGAGGTTTCTTGGATCGCGTCGATCTTCCAGCTCGGACGGTTGCCAGGAGCGGCCCTCGGTTTTATTGGCAACCAATACTTGGGCAGCAAAACTACAATGATCGGAAACGGCTGTGGACTAATGCTGTCCTGGATTCTAGTTATCGCAGCAAATTCTGTAGCCTGGCTTTATGTGGCAAGGTTCATTTGTGGGGTGGCCATCGAG TCTCCGTACTATCTGACAAGTAAGAGCAAAATGCAGGATGCGGAAAAGTCGATATTAAAATACAACCCAAAAGCAAATATCTCCGTTGAAGTCGAAACCATCAAGCAGTTTGTGGCCACAACAAGTGCCGTGACCTTCATCGATCGATTACGCGAGTTTAACATCCCTCGAAACCGGAAGGCTGGATTGACAGTTATCATCTTGGACTTGTTCGCACAATTCTGTGGACTAAACCCCATAGCGACTTACATGGAGACCATCGTAACGAGAGGTATGGTCACCGTCGTCACACCTTCCATTGTGCCCATTTTAGCAAACGGACTAGGAATCGTAGCTGGATTGCTTATGATGTATTTGGCTGATGCAGTCGGGAGAAGGAGGATGTGGGTCTATTCGAGCTGCGGAGTTTGCCTAGCTATGACAGCGCTGGGCACACACTTTTACCTTTTGAACGATGGACTAGATCCCAAACATTTGCAATGGATACCGATAATCTCTatgattttattcacgatCTGTTTCAACATGGGACTCAATTGCATTCCAGCCATTCTTCTCAGCGAGCTTTTCGGAGCAAACATCCGAACTTTAGCCGCCTCCATCTCCTGTGCATTTGCGGCTGTCTTTGCATTCACCTCGGTTAACAGTTATCAGTACCTGCTAGAACTTATCGATGAAAGTTACATCTACTGGATGTATGCAATCTTGATGGTTGTATCCGCAATCTTTGGACTCTTTTTAGTCCCAGAGATGAAAGGAAAAACGCTCAAGGAGATTCAAGATTTCATGACAGAGAAGTAA
- the LOC124213895 gene encoding facilitated trehalose transporter Tret1-like isoform X1, whose protein sequence is MIFRLTSPFPNDTLWLQWIGGFAAMIMMFVVGLTIGWASPYLAQFSTEDSPFPASVDEVSWIASIFQLGRLPGAALGFIGNQYLGSKTTMIGNGCGLMLSWILVIAANSVAWLYVARFICGVAIEVASISFPLYLGDISSSNIRGALIAMTLNGLSLGILTGNIMGAYISMRIFACISLVPTISFVLIFILIPQSPYYLTSKSKMQDAEKSILKYNPKANISVEVETIKQFVATTSAVTFIDRLREFNIPRNRKAGLTVIILDLFAQFCGLNPIATYMETIVTRGMVTVVTPSIVPILANGLGIVAGLLMMYLADAVGRRRMWVYSSCGVCLAMTALGTHFYLLNDGLDPKHLQWIPIISMILFTICFNMGLNCIPAILLSELFGANIRTLAASISCAFAAVFAFTSVNSYQYLLELIDESYIYWMYAILMVVSAIFGLFLVPEMKGKTLKEIQDFMTEK, encoded by the exons ATGATCTTCCGTTTGACTTCTCCGTTTCCCAACGATACGTTGTGGCTGCAATGGATCGGAGGTTTCGCAG CCATGATAATGATGTTCGTAGTTGGCTTGACAATCGGGTGGGCTTCGCCTTACTTGGCTCAATTTTCGACTGAAGATTCTCCATTTCCTGCCTCAGTCGACGAGGTTTCTTGGATCGCGTCGATCTTCCAGCTCGGACGGTTGCCAGGAGCGGCCCTCGGTTTTATTGGCAACCAATACTTGGGCAGCAAAACTACAATGATCGGAAACGGCTGTGGACTAATGCTGTCCTGGATTCTAGTTATCGCAGCAAATTCTGTAGCCTGGCTTTATGTGGCAAGGTTCATTTGTGGGGTGGCCATCGAGGTAGCTAGCATCAGTTTTCCTTTATACCTTGGAGATATTTCAAGCTCGAATATCCGCGGTGCATTAATAGCTATGACGCTGAATGGTTTATCCTTGGGGATTCTGACCGGTAACATAATGGGTGCTTACATCTCGATGAGAATCTTCGCGTGTATAAGCCTCGTGCCAACAATCTCATTCGTTCTAATTTTCATATTGATACCTCAGTCTCCGTACTATCTGACAAGTAAGAGCAAAATGCAGGATGCGGAAAAGTCGATATTAAAATACAACCCAAAAGCAAATATCTCCGTTGAAGTCGAAACCATCAAGCAGTTTGTGGCCACAACAAGTGCCGTGACCTTCATCGATCGATTACGCGAGTTTAACATCCCTCGAAACCGGAAGGCTGGATTGACAGTTATCATCTTGGACTTGTTCGCACAATTCTGTGGACTAAACCCCATAGCGACTTACATGGAGACCATCGTAACGAGAGGTATGGTCACCGTCGTCACACCTTCCATTGTGCCCATTTTAGCAAACGGACTAGGAATCGTAGCTGGATTGCTTATGATGTATTTGGCTGATGCAGTCGGGAGAAGGAGGATGTGGGTCTATTCGAGCTGCGGAGTTTGCCTAGCTATGACAGCGCTGGGCACACACTTTTACCTTTTGAACGATGGACTAGATCCCAAACATTTGCAATGGATACCGATAATCTCTatgattttattcacgatCTGTTTCAACATGGGACTCAATTGCATTCCAGCCATTCTTCTCAGCGAGCTTTTCGGAGCAAACATCCGAACTTTAGCCGCCTCCATCTCCTGTGCATTTGCGGCTGTCTTTGCATTCACCTCGGTTAACAGTTATCAGTACCTGCTAGAACTTATCGATGAAAGTTACATCTACTGGATGTATGCAATCTTGATGGTTGTATCCGCAATCTTTGGACTCTTTTTAGTCCCAGAGATGAAAGGAAAAACGCTCAAGGAGATTCAAGATTTCATGACAGAGAAGTAA